The Diaphorobacter ruginosibacter genome contains a region encoding:
- a CDS encoding phosphatidylglycerophosphatase A family protein: protein MPEPQPHAPPPPPRYSLRRFMLSHPLHLVALGFGSGLSRFAPGTVGTAWGWLAYLVMQMWLTQAQLGLVIAGSLVLGWIACTITARHMGVSDPGSIVWDEVVAIWIVLWLAMPMGFWGQLIAFGLFRFFDAAKPGPVKWADQLFKGFGWRGGFGIMFDDLVAAFCTLLVIAFWRWI, encoded by the coding sequence ATGCCCGAGCCGCAGCCTCATGCGCCGCCGCCCCCGCCGCGCTACTCGCTGCGGCGCTTCATGCTGTCCCACCCCCTGCACCTGGTGGCGCTCGGCTTCGGCAGCGGCCTTTCGCGCTTCGCCCCGGGCACTGTCGGCACGGCCTGGGGCTGGCTGGCCTATCTGGTGATGCAGATGTGGCTCACACAGGCACAACTGGGCCTCGTGATCGCCGGCTCGCTCGTGCTGGGCTGGATCGCCTGCACCATCACGGCCCGCCACATGGGCGTGTCCGACCCCGGCAGCATCGTCTGGGATGAGGTGGTTGCCATCTGGATCGTTCTCTGGCTTGCCATGCCCATGGGATTCTGGGGCCAGCTCATCGCGTTCGGATTGTTCCGCTTCTTCGACGCGGCCAAGCCCGGCCCGGTGAAATGGGCCGACCAGCTGTTCAAGGGCTTCGGCTGGCGCGGCGGCTTCGGCATCATGTTCGATGACCTGGTGGCTGCCTTCTGCACCCTCCTCGTGATCGCCTTCTGGAGATGGATCTGA
- a CDS encoding DUF4139 domain-containing protein, translating into MPIRMPSQLSSLPARPLKAPLLPAAMLLACSGVLAAPTSVSAVSADGGSRITQVKVYPGSATVERTARVPAGARSLTIRCLSPQLDVQSLQVQADAHVRIGESSVKVQDRDLDKECATPLDDQVRDAEDRVASAKAETDSLELATSYLRTVATVPPSEPHSGPGTPGSASINGTTDTLRRSSQDLLLKLHQSKRRQEAAELALKELTEERNRIAGPKARTSTVTITLASDREGELRLSYQLRGPGWSPSYRAALDSTSGVVKFERLALVAQNTGEDWRNVQLALSTGQPTRSTAGRLPGPWTINVAPAEQFTTEIRAMPAPAPVAASKVTLMSMGDRGAETTPAMPNFDVQVSDDAYATEFTVPQRITVPSGGQRITLSLGSLDARAQLVSRTSPGVEPAAYLIAQLSALPGVWPAAPVALYRDGAYVGQGRLDNNSDELSRTGLSFGRDERVVVTAEPQQQNSGSAGFTGANVERKVQHAYRVESRHQRPIALQVLDAAPVSQNEQIDVVSQYDPLPADKAWNRRPGLILWSETLAPGSSLRFTAAHTLRYPKDARLQESK; encoded by the coding sequence ATGCCCATCAGAATGCCTTCGCAGCTGTCCTCCCTTCCCGCCCGTCCCCTCAAGGCGCCGCTGCTGCCCGCCGCCATGCTGCTGGCATGCAGCGGTGTGCTGGCCGCCCCCACCTCCGTATCCGCTGTCTCGGCCGACGGCGGCTCGCGCATCACGCAGGTGAAGGTCTATCCGGGCAGTGCCACCGTGGAGCGCACGGCACGTGTGCCCGCTGGCGCGCGCAGCCTCACCATCCGCTGCCTCTCGCCCCAGCTCGACGTGCAGAGCCTGCAGGTGCAGGCCGACGCCCATGTGCGCATCGGCGAGAGCAGCGTCAAGGTGCAGGATCGCGACCTCGACAAGGAATGCGCCACGCCGCTCGACGATCAGGTGCGCGATGCCGAGGACCGGGTGGCTTCCGCGAAGGCAGAAACCGATTCGCTCGAACTGGCCACCAGCTATCTCAGGACCGTTGCCACCGTGCCGCCCTCGGAGCCCCACAGCGGGCCGGGAACGCCGGGGTCCGCATCGATCAACGGCACCACGGACACGCTGCGGCGCTCGTCGCAGGACCTGCTGCTCAAGCTGCACCAGTCCAAGCGCCGCCAGGAGGCCGCGGAGCTCGCGCTCAAGGAGCTCACGGAGGAGCGCAACCGGATCGCCGGCCCCAAGGCGCGCACGTCCACCGTGACGATCACCCTTGCTAGCGATCGTGAAGGCGAGCTGCGGCTGTCCTATCAGTTGCGCGGCCCCGGATGGTCGCCCAGCTACCGCGCCGCGCTGGACAGCACCAGCGGCGTGGTGAAGTTCGAGCGCCTGGCGCTCGTCGCGCAGAACACGGGCGAGGACTGGCGCAACGTGCAGCTGGCGCTGTCCACGGGCCAGCCCACACGCTCGACCGCCGGACGGCTGCCCGGCCCCTGGACGATCAACGTGGCGCCTGCGGAGCAGTTCACGACGGAAATTCGCGCCATGCCCGCCCCGGCACCCGTGGCCGCATCCAAGGTCACTCTCATGTCCATGGGAGATAGGGGTGCGGAAACCACGCCCGCGATGCCGAACTTCGACGTGCAGGTGAGCGACGACGCCTATGCCACGGAGTTCACCGTGCCCCAGCGCATCACCGTGCCCTCGGGCGGGCAGCGCATCACGCTGTCGCTGGGCTCGCTCGATGCACGCGCGCAACTGGTCTCGCGCACCTCGCCGGGCGTGGAGCCCGCCGCCTACCTGATCGCACAACTCTCCGCACTGCCCGGTGTATGGCCCGCCGCCCCGGTCGCCCTGTACCGCGACGGCGCCTATGTGGGGCAGGGCCGGCTCGACAACAACAGCGACGAGCTCTCGCGCACCGGCCTGTCCTTCGGCCGCGACGAACGCGTCGTCGTCACGGCCGAGCCGCAACAGCAGAACTCCGGCAGCGCAGGGTTCACGGGCGCGAATGTCGAGCGCAAGGTGCAGCACGCCTACCGTGTCGAGAGCCGCCATCAGCGCCCGATTGCGCTGCAGGTGCTGGACGCCGCCCCCGTGTCGCAGAACGAGCAGATCGACGTGGTGTCGCAATACGACCCCTTGCCCGCCGACAAGGCATGGAACCGTCGCCCCGGCCTGATTCTCTGGAGCGAAACCCTTGCCCCCGGCTCTTCCCTGCGATTCACTGCTGCGCATACACTCCGTTACCCGAAGGATGCGCGCCTGCAGGAGTCGAAGTGA
- the thiL gene encoding thiamine-phosphate kinase — MGEFDLIARYFTRPVRRAALGVGDDCALLRVEAGMQLAVSSDMLVAGRHFFEDVDPRHLGHKSLAVNLSDLAASGAKPLAFTLALSLPSVDEHWLQGFSQGLLALADQHGCELVGGDTTQGPLNICITIFGEVPPGQALLRSGARVGDDIWVSGTLGDARLALDAMLGKVHLPPDLFKVARQRLECPTPRVALGLALRGIASSALDVSDGLLGDLSHILKQSLAGAEIDAEAVLQTMQARQSGLSLPDDLWCQCVLAGGDDYELAFTAPAGAREHVLAAAHSAQTRVTRIGRVTEGQGIRLVDARGQPLARQRWNSFDHFA; from the coding sequence ATGGGTGAATTCGATCTGATCGCACGCTATTTCACGCGCCCTGTGCGGCGTGCTGCCCTGGGCGTGGGCGATGACTGCGCGCTGCTGCGCGTCGAGGCGGGCATGCAGCTGGCAGTGTCCAGCGACATGCTGGTCGCGGGAAGGCATTTCTTCGAGGACGTCGATCCCCGGCATCTCGGCCACAAGTCTCTGGCCGTGAACCTGAGCGACCTGGCGGCCAGCGGCGCAAAGCCCCTGGCATTCACGCTCGCCCTGTCGCTGCCGAGTGTCGACGAGCATTGGCTCCAGGGCTTCTCGCAGGGACTGCTCGCGCTGGCGGACCAGCATGGCTGCGAGCTCGTGGGTGGCGACACCACGCAAGGCCCGCTCAACATCTGCATCACCATCTTCGGCGAGGTGCCCCCGGGGCAGGCGCTGCTGCGCAGCGGTGCCAGGGTGGGCGATGACATCTGGGTGAGCGGCACGCTCGGCGATGCGCGGCTGGCGCTCGATGCCATGCTCGGCAAGGTGCACCTCCCGCCCGATCTGTTCAAGGTGGCCCGCCAGCGCCTCGAGTGCCCCACCCCGCGCGTGGCGCTGGGGCTGGCCCTGCGCGGCATTGCCAGCAGCGCGCTGGACGTGAGCGACGGCCTGCTGGGCGATCTTTCCCACATCCTCAAGCAGTCGCTCGCGGGTGCGGAAATCGACGCGGAAGCGGTGCTGCAGACCATGCAGGCCCGCCAGTCCGGGCTCTCGCTGCCCGATGACCTGTGGTGCCAGTGCGTGCTGGCCGGCGGCGACGACTACGAACTGGCCTTCACCGCCCCCGCAGGCGCGCGCGAACATGTGCTCGCAGCGGCGCACTCGGCGCAGACGCGGGTCACGCGCATCGGGCGCGTCACCGAGGGACAGGGCATCCGCCTCGTCGACGCCAGGGGCCAGCCGCTCGCCCGCCAGCGCTGGAACTCCTTTGACCATTTTGCGTGA
- a CDS encoding YbdK family carboxylate-amine ligase, whose protein sequence is MSLEAFHHSEPLTLGVELELQLVNTHDYDLAPYAEDMLRLMHKNTLPGSVVPEMTNSMIEISTDVCHSCSEVISQLTPIRDALVKSADKLNIAVVGGGTHPFQQWHERRIYDKPRFHELSALYGYLTKQFTIFGQHVHIGCPDADAALLMLHRMSRYIPHCIALSASSPYVQGQDTQFDSARLNSVFAFPLSGRAPCVLRWSEFESYFDKMTHTGVVKSMKDFYWDIRPKPEYGTIEIRVFDTPLTIERAAALAGYVQSLGAWFLEEQPFTPEEDDYLVYTYNRFQACRFGLDAVYVDPPTGTHMQLRDHILETMDRIAPYAEARGATGALQLLRKDVEAGQNDARWLRDRQREEQMLAEVSRQASLRFRGA, encoded by the coding sequence GTGAGTCTTGAAGCCTTTCACCACTCCGAACCGCTCACGCTGGGCGTGGAGCTCGAGCTGCAGCTCGTGAACACGCACGACTATGACCTCGCGCCCTACGCCGAGGACATGCTGCGCCTCATGCACAAGAACACGCTGCCCGGCAGCGTGGTGCCCGAGATGACGAACAGCATGATCGAGATCTCGACCGACGTATGCCATTCGTGCAGCGAGGTCATCAGCCAGCTCACACCGATCCGCGATGCGCTGGTCAAGAGCGCGGACAAGCTCAACATCGCCGTCGTGGGCGGCGGCACGCACCCGTTCCAGCAATGGCACGAGCGGCGCATCTACGACAAGCCGCGCTTTCACGAGCTCTCTGCACTCTACGGCTACCTGACCAAGCAGTTCACCATCTTCGGGCAGCATGTGCACATCGGCTGCCCCGATGCCGATGCCGCGCTGCTCATGCTGCACCGCATGTCGCGCTACATCCCCCACTGCATCGCGTTGTCGGCATCGAGCCCCTACGTGCAGGGGCAGGACACGCAATTCGACTCCGCGCGCCTGAATTCGGTATTCGCATTCCCGCTGTCCGGCCGCGCGCCCTGCGTGCTGCGCTGGAGCGAGTTCGAGTCCTACTTCGACAAGATGACGCACACCGGCGTGGTCAAGAGCATGAAGGACTTCTACTGGGACATCCGCCCCAAGCCCGAGTACGGCACCATCGAGATCCGCGTGTTCGACACGCCGCTCACCATCGAGCGCGCCGCCGCACTCGCGGGCTACGTGCAGTCGCTCGGCGCCTGGTTCCTTGAGGAGCAGCCGTTCACGCCCGAGGAGGACGACTATCTCGTCTACACCTACAACCGCTTCCAGGCCTGTCGCTTCGGCCTCGATGCCGTCTACGTCGATCCGCCCACGGGCACGCACATGCAGCTGCGCGACCACATCCTCGAGACCATGGACCGCATCGCACCCTACGCCGAGGCACGCGGCGCCACGGGCGCGTTGCAGTTGCTGCGCAAGGACGTGGAGGCCGGCCAGAACGATGCACGCTGGCTGCGCGACCGCCAGCGCGAGGAGCAGATGCTGGCCGAGGTGAGCCGCCAGGCGTCGCTGCGCTTTCGCGGAGCATGA
- a CDS encoding cation:proton antiporter, with amino-acid sequence MNELMSFWGQWLRPSAGLPTVQWSLLLAVASTCGYLVYRHTGLPKVVGYSIVGMVAGLLGFSGAVWPLQGIGLFLIELGISIVLFDAGGRIPWRWFRHNPMVLVQSIAESALTYFAVYFTMLWLNVPREAAGPIALVAMAASPAVVTRVVADTRAAGPVTDRAIVLATLSTLYALTFGGAHAEMLSRPGSSFFEAVPPVMVMFGVSIVVGALLSGLIRLALRYMSPSSENTSIMVLALIAASTAVAAHLGGSAPLAALLGGMLIKQLHPRPWALPRQLGTASSVITMLMFVLVSTVAAQADWSAAIAGTVLALIAVRLVAKALGVGIGNVGSGASWRQAVWVGAAMMPMSSIALLIASQFMAASASTGEAISRIALPTILLMEVFGAVIATVALYRAGETHKPWAELPTGTAREEQRES; translated from the coding sequence ATGAATGAGCTGATGAGTTTCTGGGGACAATGGCTGCGCCCCTCGGCGGGACTGCCGACGGTGCAGTGGTCACTGCTGCTGGCCGTGGCATCCACCTGCGGCTATCTCGTGTACCGGCATACGGGGCTGCCGAAGGTGGTGGGTTATTCCATCGTCGGCATGGTGGCCGGACTGCTCGGCTTCAGCGGCGCCGTCTGGCCGCTGCAGGGCATTGGCCTGTTCCTGATCGAACTGGGCATCTCCATCGTGCTGTTCGATGCCGGCGGACGCATTCCATGGCGCTGGTTCCGGCACAACCCGATGGTGCTCGTGCAGAGCATCGCCGAATCCGCGCTCACCTACTTCGCCGTGTACTTCACCATGCTGTGGCTGAACGTGCCGAGGGAGGCCGCCGGCCCGATCGCGCTCGTGGCCATGGCGGCGTCACCTGCCGTCGTCACGCGCGTGGTGGCCGATACGCGCGCGGCCGGCCCCGTCACCGACAGGGCGATCGTGCTGGCGACGCTGTCCACGCTCTACGCGCTGACGTTCGGCGGCGCGCACGCCGAGATGCTCAGCCGCCCCGGCAGCAGCTTCTTCGAGGCGGTTCCACCGGTGATGGTGATGTTCGGTGTGTCGATCGTCGTGGGCGCGCTGCTCTCCGGCCTGATCCGACTTGCGCTGCGCTACATGAGCCCGTCGAGCGAGAACACCTCCATCATGGTGCTCGCGCTGATCGCGGCGAGCACGGCGGTCGCGGCACACCTCGGAGGCTCTGCGCCGCTGGCCGCCCTGCTGGGGGGCATGCTGATCAAGCAGTTGCATCCCCGACCCTGGGCCCTGCCCAGGCAGCTCGGTACGGCGTCGTCGGTGATCACCATGCTGATGTTCGTGCTGGTGTCCACCGTGGCCGCGCAGGCGGACTGGAGCGCCGCCATCGCGGGCACCGTGCTGGCATTGATTGCGGTTCGCCTTGTTGCCAAGGCACTGGGCGTCGGCATCGGCAATGTCGGCAGCGGCGCCAGCTGGCGCCAGGCCGTGTGGGTGGGCGCGGCGATGATGCCGATGTCGTCCATCGCGCTGCTCATCGCATCGCAGTTCATGGCGGCCTCCGCATCCACCGGCGAAGCCATCTCGCGCATCGCGCTGCCGACCATCCTGCTCATGGAAGTGTTCGGCGCTGTGATCGCCACCGTCGCGCTGTACCGCGCGGGCGAAACCCACAAGCCCTGGGCCGAGCTGCCCACGGGCACCGCACGGGAGGAACAACGTGAGTCTTGA
- a CDS encoding site-specific recombinase, whose translation MKNSTENKSLSQLLAPVDPKASLAQRNLQLIALLDWVRGDGQSVEAAAGRVAELVGLAEQSPVLRERLQAWWQAIMQSVDITMLLADFGFAQRTSMVSELAERLRYKLLPTNPDTIDASELFMSALHSEFDARWLNALDEDLLNRLSAVFTPEHEQTEGATRWHHALADAITYCAGNILATGFAPELRLRMTDEMREAQPFHELLSDAESLRVEVLHPLRTSNRLDATVARLRERLDACRNAANSVYTHFEDNGISVGLVFRIRQLRARILRVRELLECLLSPKPAVATTRLMARLVGVGLERRSLRALLTANSSLLAAKMAERNAETGSHYITRTPSEYVSMVKKAAGGGLVMAFTTLIKFWLYTFAFSAFWGGFWAGVNYAVSFVLVQLLHFTVATKQPAMTAPAMAAKLKNIGDEGGEQAFVDEVTHLVRSQVAAVLGNVLIVFPAVLGITLLLARMFGHPAITEKEALHVIDTLKPWGGSLLFAAFTGVLLFSSSIFAGWVENWFVLHRLDAAIHYNPRITRSIGAQRAMRIARFLRNNLSGLAANISLGFMLGLVPVIAAFFGLGLDVRHVTLSSGQMAAAASALGPDVMHMSAFWWSMATLPFIGALNVLVSFYLAFRLALRAQNVTGVERSRIYRALRQRLFHSPLSFFAPSRANV comes from the coding sequence TTGAAAAACAGCACAGAGAACAAGTCCCTTTCCCAGCTCCTCGCACCGGTCGATCCCAAAGCCTCCCTCGCACAGCGCAATCTGCAGTTGATTGCGCTGCTCGACTGGGTCCGCGGTGACGGCCAATCCGTCGAGGCAGCAGCCGGCCGGGTGGCCGAACTCGTGGGCCTGGCGGAGCAGTCGCCAGTGCTGCGCGAGCGCCTGCAGGCCTGGTGGCAAGCCATCATGCAGTCGGTGGACATCACCATGCTGCTGGCCGATTTCGGCTTCGCGCAGCGCACATCGATGGTCAGCGAGCTGGCGGAGCGCCTGCGCTACAAGCTCCTGCCGACCAACCCCGACACGATCGATGCATCCGAGCTGTTCATGTCGGCCCTGCACAGCGAGTTCGACGCACGCTGGCTCAATGCGCTCGATGAAGACCTGCTCAACCGCCTGAGTGCGGTGTTCACGCCCGAGCATGAGCAGACCGAGGGCGCCACGCGCTGGCACCATGCGCTGGCCGATGCCATCACCTATTGCGCGGGCAACATCCTCGCCACGGGCTTTGCGCCCGAGCTGCGCCTGCGCATGACCGACGAGATGCGTGAGGCGCAGCCGTTCCACGAACTCCTGAGCGATGCGGAGAGCCTGCGCGTCGAGGTGCTGCATCCGCTTCGCACCAGCAATCGCCTGGACGCCACCGTGGCGCGCCTGCGCGAGCGCCTCGATGCCTGCCGCAATGCGGCCAACTCGGTCTACACCCATTTCGAGGACAACGGCATTTCCGTCGGCCTCGTGTTCCGCATCCGCCAGCTGCGCGCCCGCATCCTGCGGGTGCGTGAACTGCTCGAATGTCTGCTCTCGCCCAAGCCGGCCGTGGCCACCACGCGCCTGATGGCACGGCTGGTGGGTGTGGGCCTCGAGCGCCGCAGCCTGCGGGCGCTGCTCACGGCCAACTCCTCGCTGCTCGCCGCCAAGATGGCCGAGCGCAATGCCGAGACCGGCTCGCACTACATCACGCGCACGCCCTCGGAATACGTCTCGATGGTGAAGAAGGCGGCCGGAGGCGGCCTGGTGATGGCATTCACCACGCTCATCAAGTTCTGGCTCTACACGTTCGCGTTTTCCGCGTTCTGGGGCGGCTTCTGGGCCGGGGTGAACTACGCGGTCAGCTTCGTGCTGGTGCAGCTGCTGCACTTCACCGTGGCGACCAAGCAGCCCGCGATGACGGCGCCCGCCATGGCCGCCAAGCTCAAGAATATCGGTGACGAAGGCGGCGAGCAGGCCTTCGTCGACGAGGTGACGCATCTCGTTCGCTCGCAGGTGGCGGCGGTGCTAGGCAACGTGCTGATCGTGTTTCCCGCCGTGCTCGGCATCACGCTGCTGCTGGCCAGGATGTTCGGTCACCCGGCCATCACCGAGAAGGAAGCGCTGCATGTGATCGACACACTCAAGCCCTGGGGCGGCTCGCTGCTGTTCGCGGCGTTCACCGGCGTGCTGCTGTTCTCCTCGAGCATCTTTGCGGGCTGGGTCGAGAACTGGTTCGTGCTCCACCGCCTAGACGCTGCGATCCACTACAACCCGCGCATCACGCGTTCGATCGGCGCGCAGCGGGCGATGCGCATCGCCCGCTTCCTGCGCAACAACCTGTCGGGGCTCGCGGCCAACATCTCGCTGGGTTTCATGCTCGGCCTGGTGCCCGTGATCGCTGCGTTCTTCGGTCTCGGCCTCGATGTGCGGCACGTCACGCTGTCCTCGGGCCAGATGGCTGCGGCGGCCTCGGCTCTCGGCCCCGACGTGATGCACATGTCCGCATTCTGGTGGTCCATGGCCACGCTGCCGTTCATCGGCGCGCTCAATGTGCTCGTGAGCTTCTACCTCGCCTTCCGCCTCGCACTGCGCGCGCAGAACGTGACGGGCGTCGAGCGCTCTCGCATCTATCGCGCGCTGCGTCAACGCCTATTCCATTCGCCACTCAGTTTTTTTGCTCCGTCACGCGCCAACGTCTGA
- the apaG gene encoding Co2+/Mg2+ efflux protein ApaG — protein sequence MPKYQFAVEVFPEYLPDQSDPDNEVFGFAYTITVTNTGDVPAQLISRHWIINDARGHTEEVKGLGVVGQQPLLRPGEAFQYTSGCRLRTTSGTMHGSYFCVAEDGEQFTCPIPLFVLEALRGGSTDTSLNNRVLH from the coding sequence ATGCCCAAATACCAATTCGCGGTCGAGGTTTTCCCCGAATACCTGCCAGACCAATCCGATCCGGACAACGAAGTTTTCGGCTTCGCCTACACCATCACCGTGACCAACACGGGGGACGTGCCCGCGCAGCTGATCTCGCGCCACTGGATCATCAACGACGCACGCGGCCACACCGAGGAGGTGAAGGGGCTGGGCGTCGTCGGCCAGCAACCCCTGTTGCGCCCGGGCGAGGCCTTCCAGTACACCAGCGGCTGCCGGCTGCGCACCACGTCCGGCACCATGCACGGCAGCTATTTCTGCGTGGCCGAGGACGGCGAGCAGTTCACCTGCCCCATTCCCCTGTTCGTGCTGGAGGCCCTGCGCGGCGGCAGCACCGACACCTCACTGAACAACCGAGTGCTCCATTGA
- the rpe gene encoding ribulose-phosphate 3-epimerase → MSSQFRIAPSILSADFARLGEEVRDVIAAGADWIHFDVMDNHYVPNLTFGPMVCQALKPHAKTAAGVAVPVDVHLMIEPVDALAAAFADAGADYISFHPDASAHVHRSVQAIKSKGVKAGLVFNPAASLDVLDWMIEEIDLILIMSVNPGFGGQSFIDSALRKIEDARKRIDASGKDIRLEVDGGVKVDNIRRVADAGADTFVAGSAIFGKSDYAAVVRQMREQLA, encoded by the coding sequence ATGAGCTCCCAATTCCGCATCGCCCCCTCCATTCTCTCCGCTGACTTCGCCCGTCTGGGCGAGGAAGTGCGCGACGTGATCGCCGCCGGCGCCGACTGGATCCACTTCGACGTGATGGACAACCATTACGTGCCCAACCTGACGTTCGGCCCCATGGTCTGCCAGGCGCTCAAGCCCCATGCGAAGACCGCTGCCGGCGTGGCCGTGCCGGTGGATGTGCACCTGATGATCGAGCCGGTCGACGCGCTCGCGGCGGCGTTTGCCGATGCCGGTGCCGACTACATCAGCTTCCATCCGGATGCCTCGGCCCACGTGCACCGCAGCGTGCAGGCCATCAAGTCCAAGGGCGTGAAGGCCGGCCTGGTGTTCAACCCGGCAGCATCGCTCGACGTGCTGGACTGGATGATCGAGGAGATCGACCTCATCCTGATCATGAGCGTGAACCCGGGCTTTGGCGGCCAGAGCTTCATCGACTCCGCCCTGCGCAAGATCGAGGATGCGCGCAAGCGCATCGACGCGAGCGGCAAGGACATCCGCCTTGAAGTGGATGGCGGCGTGAAGGTCGACAACATCCGCCGCGTGGCCGACGCCGGCGCCGACACCTTCGTGGCCGGCAGCGCGATCTTCGGCAAGAGCGACTACGCCGCGGTGGTGCGGCAGATGCGCGAACAGCTGGCCTGA
- a CDS encoding phosphoglycolate phosphatase produces the protein MTLVSVPQLVQQSTAAMIDLDGTMVDTIGDFAKAVDAMLQDLRLPAIDAARIENMVGKGSEHLLVSVLTCVLGERGQEDAAAQAEALLPQALESYQRHYERINGQYSRAYPGVVEGLEALQARGLKLACLTNKPTAFAIELLAAKGLRTYFSCVFGGDAFERKKPDPMPLLKTCEALGTTPAQTLMVGDSSNDARAAHAAGCKVVLVTYGYNHGEPIRGVDADGFVDSLAELA, from the coding sequence ATGACCCTGGTTTCCGTGCCGCAATTGGTACAGCAAAGCACAGCCGCCATGATCGATCTGGATGGCACCATGGTGGACACCATCGGCGACTTCGCCAAGGCGGTGGATGCCATGCTCCAGGATCTGAGGCTGCCGGCCATCGATGCCGCGCGCATCGAGAACATGGTGGGGAAGGGGTCGGAGCATCTGCTGGTCTCGGTGCTCACCTGCGTGCTGGGCGAGAGAGGGCAGGAAGACGCGGCCGCACAGGCCGAAGCCCTCCTGCCGCAGGCGCTTGAAAGCTACCAAAGGCACTACGAGCGGATCAACGGACAGTACTCGCGTGCGTATCCGGGCGTGGTCGAGGGGCTGGAGGCGCTGCAGGCCCGGGGGCTGAAGCTCGCGTGTCTGACCAACAAGCCGACGGCATTCGCGATCGAGCTGCTGGCCGCCAAGGGGCTGCGGACGTATTTCAGCTGCGTGTTTGGCGGTGACGCGTTCGAGCGCAAGAAGCCCGATCCCATGCCGCTTCTCAAGACCTGCGAGGCGCTCGGAACGACGCCTGCGCAGACCTTGATGGTCGGGGACTCCAGCAATGATGCGCGAGCAGCGCACGCGGCGGGCTGCAAGGTGGTGCTGGTGACCTACGGCTACAACCACGGCGAGCCGATCCGCGGCGTCGATGCGGACGGCTTTGTGGACTCGCTTGCGGAACTGGCCTGA
- a CDS encoding YegJ family protein yields MKKHPWILCAAAALALAAPLVQAKDLSEKAARDEIVTMKDEDPAMQKAFDKARKTLSEFLKKAANPADGTDNYALKVGLSDGRNTEYFWVTDFEQEGDRFTATLGNTPRLVRKYSAGDEVSFARTQIVDWLYMDEAKGRMMGNFTACALLTRESASSAAAFKKQYGLSCDD; encoded by the coding sequence ATGAAGAAGCACCCATGGATCCTGTGCGCCGCGGCAGCGCTGGCGCTCGCCGCGCCGCTCGTGCAGGCCAAGGACCTCTCCGAGAAGGCCGCGCGCGACGAGATCGTCACCATGAAGGACGAGGACCCGGCCATGCAGAAGGCCTTCGACAAGGCGCGCAAGACCCTCTCCGAATTCCTGAAGAAGGCCGCCAACCCGGCCGACGGCACGGACAACTACGCGCTCAAGGTGGGCCTGTCCGACGGGAGAAACACCGAGTACTTCTGGGTGACCGATTTCGAGCAGGAGGGCGACCGCTTCACCGCCACGCTCGGCAATACGCCCCGGCTGGTGCGCAAGTACTCGGCGGGCGATGAAGTCAGCTTCGCACGCACGCAGATCGTCGACTGGCTGTACATGGACGAGGCCAAGGGCCGGATGATGGGCAACTTCACCGCCTGCGCCCTGCTGACCAGGGAATCCGCCAGCAGCGCGGCCGCCTTCAAGAAGCAATACGGCCTGTCCTGCGACGACTGA